From a region of the Octopus sinensis linkage group LG18, ASM634580v1, whole genome shotgun sequence genome:
- the LOC115221384 gene encoding prefoldin subunit 2, protein MASTAKSNKSKTNEQIIAGFQELRQQQRALASKISEVEMDLKEHNLVIENLSDVDPGKKCFRMLGGVLVERTVKDVLPAIVNNKQQMSKLIETLNKQLESKGIEINKYRETHNLKIRGEESSEVEKQETKPGTQGVLVS, encoded by the exons ATGGCGTCCACTGCGAAAAGCAACAAATCGAAGACGAATGAACAAATTATCGCTGGTTTCCAGGAATTACGGCAACAACAACGTGCCCTCGCTTCGAAAATATCAGAAGTAGAAATGGATTTAAAAGAGCACAA CCTAGTAATAGAAAATCTTTCAGACGTTGATCCTGGTAAGAAATGTTTCCGAATGCTGGGTGGTGTACTTGTAGAGCGGACGGTGAAAGATGTCTTGCCTGCTATAGTAAATAACAAGCAACag ATGTCCAAGTTAATTGAAACTTTAAACAAACAGTTGGAATCCAAAGgtatagaaataaacaaatacagaGAAACCCATAACTTAAAGATACGTGGTGAAGAAAGTAGTGAAGTGGAGAAGCAAGAAACCAAGCCTGGAACCCAGGGTGTCCTTGTCAGCTGA